From Actinomycetota bacterium:
TGCCAACAAGGTGCACGGAGTGCGAGCCGCCCTGTGCAACGACTTGTTCACCGCCCGGCTCGGCCGCCAGCACAACAACGCCAATGTGCTGGCCATGGGCGGCCGGATCGTGGCGCCACAACTGGCCTACGAGATCCTGCAGGTCTTCATCGACACCCCTTTCGAGGGCGGCCGGCACGAGGGCCGCCTGGAGCAGATCGCCGCCATCGAGCAGGAAGAGTGCGGGGGCTGAGCCGGGTTCTCGCCGTCGCCGCCGCCCTGGCGGTGCTGCTGACGGCCTGCCACACGTCCCAGAAGCCGGGGCCGGGGGTGACGCCCCCCGCCTCTGCCGCCCCCACCGCCACGGCCACCGCAAGCGGCCTGCCCGGCACGCCACCAATCACCGCCACCGCCATGCCCACGGCCACGCTGACCCCCACGCCCGCCAGCCCGCCGGCGTCTACCGCGCCGCACACGTCCAGCAGCCCCCCGGAGACACCCGGGAAAACCCTGCAGAGTGCCGAGGCCTACGTGCAGGCCAACAACACCATCGGGGGCACCCTGGGGTTCGTCGATCCCGGGTCGACCTGGGTGGACGCCAACACGCTCCACGTCCTCCACGCCACGCCGCAAGGGGCGGCGGGGGCCGGTGGGGACACGTTCTACTTCTTCGTCAACGGCGCACTCGTAGGCCAGTACATGTTCACCCAGTCGGAGCAGGCCGCGCCGGTCAACTCAACCGAGTTCTCCGTCACCTACGCCGCCTACAAGCCGGGCGACGCCGTCTGCTGCCCCTCCGGGGGAGTGTCCACCGCCCGGTTCCAGTGGAACGGCTCCAAGCTGGTCAGCCTCGACCCCATGACGGGAGCGACGCTCAGCTAGTGCCCTCACCCACCCTGACTGGGTGTGGGCCCGCGCCGCCCAGCCGAGCGGGAGTTCAGTCCCCGATCAGGATCCCGGGGGCCGGGAAGGCGGCGCACAGCTCCTTGATCTCGCCGGCCACCCGGTCGAGGAGATCCTCGTCGGCGGGGGCGGCGACCACATCGTTGATCCAGCCGGCGATGCGGTCCATTTCGGCTGCGCCCATGCCCCGGCTGGTGACCGCCGGGGTGCCGATGCGGATGCCGGAGGGGTCGAAAGGCTTGCGGGGGTCGAAGGGCACCGTGTTGTAGTTCAGCTCGATGCCCGCCCGGTCCAGGGCCTGGGCGGCGGGCTTGCCGCCCACCAGCTTGCTGGTGAGGTCCACCAGGATCAGGTGGTTGTCGGTGCCGCCCGACACCAGGTCGAAGCCCCGGGCCACCAGGCCCTCGGCCAGGGCGGCGGCGTTGGCCACGATGGCTTTGGCGTACCCGGCGAACGACGGGGCCGCCGCCTCCCGCAGGGCCACGGCGATGGCGGCGGTGGTGTGATTATGGGGGCCGCCCTGCAGGCCGGGGAAGACCGCCCGGTCGATTGCCTTGGCGTGGTCGGCACGGCACAGGATCATCGCCCCCCGGGGGCCGCGCAGCGACTTGTGCGTCGTCGTGGTGACCACGTCGGCGTGGGGCACGGGCGAGGGGTGCGCCCCGCCCGCCACCAGGCCGGCGAGATGGGCCATGTCGGCGGCGAAGACGGCGCCCACCTCGCGGGCGATCTCGGCGAAGGCGGCCCAGTCGATGATGCGGGGGACCGCAGTGCCGCCCGCCCAGATCAGCTTGGGCCGCTCCCGGCGGGCGAGGTCCCGGACCTCGTCGTAGTCGATGCGGCCGGTCTCCTTGCGCACGCCGTAGCTCACCGAGCGGAACCACTTGCCGGTCACCGAGACGTTCCAGCCGTGGGTCAGGTGCCCGCCGTGGGGGAGCGACATGCCCATCACGGTGTCGCCCGGCTGCAGGAAGGCGAGGTAGACCGCCAGGTTGGCGGGGGAGCCCGAGTAGGGCTGGACGTTGGCGTGGTCGGCGCCGAACAGGGATGTGGCCCGGTCCCGGGCGAGGCTCTCCAGCGGGTCGATGACCTGCTGGCCCTCGTAGTACCGGCGGCCCGGGTAGCCCTCGGAGTACTTGTTGGTGAGGACGGTGCCGGTGGCAGCCAGGACGGCGCTGGAAACGTAGTTCTCCGAGGGGATCAGGCGCACTTTGTCCCGTTGCCGGCGCTCCTCGGCAGAGATGAGCGCGGCGATCTCGGGGTCCTCGGCCTGGAGCACTGCGAAGAGGTCAGCCATCGTGCGGCGCACGGTACGGGCAGGCGGCGCTCCCGTCAAGCACCGCAGGCGCCGAGGCACTGCCGGCACACTGCGGATCGCGCAAAACCGGGCCACCTTGGCCTCGGCGTCGGGCGTGCCGCCTGGTACTTCGTGGGTCCCCGGCTCACCGCCATCCTGGTCAACCGCAACCGGCCGCTCCCCCGGAGGCGCTCCACCGCCTTCACTGAGGCTCCTGGCAGTAGGCGGCGTTCCCGGCCAGAATGGGCCCCGCATGGACGCCTATCTCCTCGTGATGGTGGCCAGCCTCATCCCGGCCTACGCCCTGACGCCGGTCGCCCTGCGGTTGGCCAGGCGCCTGGGGGCAGTGGACATCCCCGACGACCGCAAGGTCCACGAGGTGCCCACCCCCCGGCTCGGTGGCATCGCCATCTTCCTCGCCGCCATGTTCGGCCTGGCGGTCGCCGCCGGCCTCGGCGCCTTCCATGCCAGCTTCCGGCCGTTGGTGAAGTGGCCGCCCACCGAGCCGATCGCCATTGCGGTGGGCACGGCGGTGGTGTTCGTGCTCGGCCTGGTGGACGACGTCAAGGGGCTCAGCGCCCCCACCAAGCTGGCGGGGCAGATCCTGGCCGCGGCCTTCGTCTACCTGGGCGGGGTCAGCCTGGAATGGTTCCGCTTGCCGCCCTTCGGGACCCTGTCGCTGGGCGCCAGCGACTCGGCGGTCACCACCATCGTGTGGATCGTGGTGATCGTCAACGCCCTGAACCTGATCGACGGCCTCGACGGGCTGGCCGCCGGCATCACCGCGATCGCGGCGGCGACGTTTTTCATCTACCTCTTCGAGCTGGGCCGGGGCCTGGCGCTGCCCGACCAGACCGCGCCCCTGATCTCGGTGGTCGTGCTCGGGGCTGCGGCCGGGTTCCTGCCGCACAACTTCCACCCTGCCAAGATTTTCATGGGGGACTCCGGGAGCATGACCTTAGGGTTCCTGCTCGCCACCGCCACCGTGGCGGGGGTGGGGCGGACGGCGCCGATCAACTTCAAGGCCGAGACGGTGATCTTCTACCTGCCGGTGGTCATCCCCCTGATCATCCTGGCGATCCCCATCCTCGACACCGCCTTGGCGGTCGTGCGGCGGGCACGGGGCGGCAAGCACATCTTCCACGCCGACAAACGCCACCTGCATCACCAGCTGCTGGAGATCGGCCACGGGCACCGCCAGGCGGTGCTGATCATGTACGGCTGGACGGCGGTGGTGGGGGGAGCGGGCTTGGCGCTGTCCTTCGCCCCCAACCCGTTTTTCACCCTGCCCTTCGTGGCGGCGGCGATCGGGATCTTCCTGTACACCGCCCTGCCCCGGGTCGCCAACCGCGGGGCGGGCTGAGCGGAAGGATTGCCAACCCACGGTCGCGAAGGTATGTTCCATGTCCCGGTACCACGACATGATCTCTTTGCGATCTGGAGGTCGGCATGCGATGCGTCCAGCCAGGGGACCCGGATTACGAGGCAGACCGGCGTATCGCCAATGCCCGGTTCAACTACCGGCCCCGCTACATCTGTTACTGCGACACGCCAGGTGACGTCCCGCTTGCGCTCCAGAAGGCGAAGACAGAGAAACTCGCCATCCGCATCCGCTCCGGCGGTCATCACCATGAGGGCATGTGCTCGGGCGACGGCGTGTTGATGATCGATCTCTCGAAGCTCAACACCATCACCCTGTCCGGTGACCGGAGGAGCGCGCGGATCGGTGTGGGCGCCAAGCTGGGCGACGTGTACGCGGCGCTGCTGGCCAGCAACCGCATCCTGCCGGGTGGCGGCTGCGGCGACGTCCGGGTGGGAGGGCTGGTGCAGGGCGGCGGCTGGGGTCTCTACGCCCGCGCCCTGGGCCTTACCTGCGACAACGTCCTCGGCTTCCGGATTTTCCTGGCGAGCGGGGAGGTGCGGGACGTAGGAGCCGATGGTGCGGCGCCCGGAACCCTCTTCTGGGCTGTGTGCGGCGGCGGGGGCGGCAACTTCGGCGTCGTCACCGAGTTCGAGATCAAGCTTGCCGAGGTCCCGTCTCCCTTCTGGCAGTTCACGCTCACCTGGGACCACGCGGCCTGGCGTCAGCCCGTGATCGAAGACTGGCGGGCAAACTTCCCCGACGCCGATGCCGGGTTGACCACCTTCTGCCGGGTGAGCGCGGTGCGCTCGGATGATCCGCCGATTATCGTCGCCGGCAACTACCTGGGGGATGAGGCCAGGCTCGTGGAGACCTTGGCGCGCCTGTTGCCCAGGACCTTCCTGGGGTGCACTCAGGAGATCAGCCCCGTGCTCGCCGCGGCCCCGGAGGCCGCCGAGGCCTCAGAGGCCACCCAACCGTCCGATGCGACGACCCCACTGACACCAGCCGCCCGCCGGGCGTTCCACCACCCGCAGTACCAGCCCGGGCCCCCGCGGCTCGCGGCGGGGGGCATGGCCGCGGCGGTCGAGGGGCCGCCCGCCCAGACCTGCGACGGCGGGTACTACCCGCACAAGGTCTCCTCCTGCTTTCCGCGCTCGACGTTCTCCGCCGAGGGGACCCGCGTCATCACGGAGTTTCTTGACGGCCAGCCGGCGGAGCCCGCAGCCCGGCGCTACCTCAGCCTGCACGGCCTGGGCGGAGCCGTCGGCAACCCCCAGGCGAGTCGGCGGAGCTGCTATGCCTTCCGGGACAAGGCGTTCATGCTCCAGTACCAGGCGTGGTGGGGCGACCCCGCGGACAAGGCTCTGGAACAACGCTGCCTGGACTGGGTCCGGGGTTTCCGCCTGACCCTGGAGCACGGCGGGTTCACGGAGGGGTCCTTCATCAACTTCCCGGACCGCGATCTCCCGCTGGTCGCCTACTACGGCGCCGACAACCTCAAAAGCCTGATGCAGGTGAAGAGGCAGTACGACCCGGGAAACCTCTTCGGTTTCCCGATGGGCATCCCCACCCAGTAGCGCCGCCCGGGGCTCTACTTCCTCCCGGCCAGCTTCAGCCGGGCCTGGGACCACGACCGGCGCTCCTGCAGCTCCTCGAACTCGGCGTCCGAGCTGGGGTGGTGGAGCTCGGCGATGACCTCCTCGAGCTCCGCCTGGGCCTCGGCGGTGTGCGCCGGGGCCTCGGCCTCGGTGACCGCGTGGTCCACCAGGACCGTGACGGTGTTGGAGGACACCTCGAGGAAGCCCCCGCCCACGGCGAACTCCAGCCGCTGGTTGCCCGGCAGCCCGATAGTCAGGATGCCGCCTCCCAGAGCCGCCACCAGGGCGACGTGGCGGGGCCAGATGCCGAAGAGGCCGTCCACGCCCGGGGCCTTCACCCAGTGCGCTGCGCCGGCGTAGATCTGCGCGGTGGGGCTGACGACGGTGACGTGCAGGTCGACCTGGCCGCGCGCCAGCTCGTCGGCGATGTTGCCGGTTCGGAGGGCGCCTGGGGGATGCTCGGGAACGGACATCGCTCTAGCCCTTCATCGCCTCGGCGGCCTCGACGACCTCTTCGATGTCGCCCTTCATGTAGAACGCCTGCTC
This genomic window contains:
- the atpC gene encoding ATP synthase F1 subunit epsilon; its protein translation is MSVPEHPPGALRTGNIADELARGQVDLHVTVVSPTAQIYAGAAHWVKAPGVDGLFGIWPRHVALVAALGGGILTIGLPGNQRLEFAVGGGFLEVSSNTVTVLVDHAVTEAEAPAHTAEAQAELEEVIAELHHPSSDAEFEELQERRSWSQARLKLAGRK
- the rpiB gene encoding ribose 5-phosphate isomerase B encodes the protein MKIAIAADHAGFPLKTLLIERLSGQGHDILDLGTDSEVPVDYPGFCAAAGRAVSRGEADFGIVLGGSGQGEQIAANKVHGVRAALCNDLFTARLGRQHNNANVLAMGGRIVAPQLAYEILQVFIDTPFEGGRHEGRLEQIAAIEQEECGG
- the glyA gene encoding serine hydroxymethyltransferase; amino-acid sequence: MADLFAVLQAEDPEIAALISAEERRQRDKVRLIPSENYVSSAVLAATGTVLTNKYSEGYPGRRYYEGQQVIDPLESLARDRATSLFGADHANVQPYSGSPANLAVYLAFLQPGDTVMGMSLPHGGHLTHGWNVSVTGKWFRSVSYGVRKETGRIDYDEVRDLARRERPKLIWAGGTAVPRIIDWAAFAEIAREVGAVFAADMAHLAGLVAGGAHPSPVPHADVVTTTTHKSLRGPRGAMILCRADHAKAIDRAVFPGLQGGPHNHTTAAIAVALREAAAPSFAGYAKAIVANAAALAEGLVARGFDLVSGGTDNHLILVDLTSKLVGGKPAAQALDRAGIELNYNTVPFDPRKPFDPSGIRIGTPAVTSRGMGAAEMDRIAGWINDVVAAPADEDLLDRVAGEIKELCAAFPAPGILIGD
- a CDS encoding MraY family glycosyltransferase, which gives rise to MDAYLLVMVASLIPAYALTPVALRLARRLGAVDIPDDRKVHEVPTPRLGGIAIFLAAMFGLAVAAGLGAFHASFRPLVKWPPTEPIAIAVGTAVVFVLGLVDDVKGLSAPTKLAGQILAAAFVYLGGVSLEWFRLPPFGTLSLGASDSAVTTIVWIVVIVNALNLIDGLDGLAAGITAIAAATFFIYLFELGRGLALPDQTAPLISVVVLGAAAGFLPHNFHPAKIFMGDSGSMTLGFLLATATVAGVGRTAPINFKAETVIFYLPVVIPLIILAIPILDTALAVVRRARGGKHIFHADKRHLHHQLLEIGHGHRQAVLIMYGWTAVVGGAGLALSFAPNPFFTLPFVAAAIGIFLYTALPRVANRGAG
- a CDS encoding LppP/LprE family lipoprotein; this encodes MRGLSRVLAVAAALAVLLTACHTSQKPGPGVTPPASAAPTATATASGLPGTPPITATAMPTATLTPTPASPPASTAPHTSSSPPETPGKTLQSAEAYVQANNTIGGTLGFVDPGSTWVDANTLHVLHATPQGAAGAGGDTFYFFVNGALVGQYMFTQSEQAAPVNSTEFSVTYAAYKPGDAVCCPSGGVSTARFQWNGSKLVSLDPMTGATLS
- a CDS encoding FAD-binding oxidoreductase; translated protein: MRCVQPGDPDYEADRRIANARFNYRPRYICYCDTPGDVPLALQKAKTEKLAIRIRSGGHHHEGMCSGDGVLMIDLSKLNTITLSGDRRSARIGVGAKLGDVYAALLASNRILPGGGCGDVRVGGLVQGGGWGLYARALGLTCDNVLGFRIFLASGEVRDVGADGAAPGTLFWAVCGGGGGNFGVVTEFEIKLAEVPSPFWQFTLTWDHAAWRQPVIEDWRANFPDADAGLTTFCRVSAVRSDDPPIIVAGNYLGDEARLVETLARLLPRTFLGCTQEISPVLAAAPEAAEASEATQPSDATTPLTPAARRAFHHPQYQPGPPRLAAGGMAAAVEGPPAQTCDGGYYPHKVSSCFPRSTFSAEGTRVITEFLDGQPAEPAARRYLSLHGLGGAVGNPQASRRSCYAFRDKAFMLQYQAWWGDPADKALEQRCLDWVRGFRLTLEHGGFTEGSFINFPDRDLPLVAYYGADNLKSLMQVKRQYDPGNLFGFPMGIPTQ